A portion of the Heliomicrobium undosum genome contains these proteins:
- a CDS encoding ABC-F family ATP-binding cassette domain-containing protein, translated as MSNRIIIQSKNLALNYGVRRIFENVTFIIHEGDKVGLVGPNGAGKTSLFRALTGSEEPSEGILSWTQGVRVGYLQQVRTPPAGQTVFSAALEELADILAMRAEISRLEQEMERPETLADEKALEKVMAEYADLIHRYEEGGGYGAEAKVRSVLRGLGFGEDDFSLPAEVLSGGQKTRLALARLLLRPYDLLMLDEPTNHLDIAATEWLEDYLRDYRGAVLVISHDRYFLDKICGRIFHLERGSLDVYPGNYSRFLQLREEALLAQRRAYAKDQAEIARIEEYIRRNKAGVNAKQARGRETLLARRERIAQPVESMSLQDLKFVPQTSSAEQVLVLRDLAAAYPGRPLFSSLDLTVKRGECIAILGKNGAGKTSLFRILLGELPPAGGDVIFGLRVKPAYYAQEQEHLNGNDTLLEAIRGMRPMTEEQARTLLGRFLFRGDDVFKTVGVLSGGEKSRLVLAQLFLTGANLLLLDEPTNNLDIGAKEALEEALADFPGTLLVISHDRFFLDRLADRVLELADGRFTQYLGNYSDYRAKKAEREAAIKEAAQRATMTSSQGRSDGQTTVNSGARSNSGSTGASGGAARSGGAKITNPWKREQALKEAESRITRLEERLQTLTEALADESTYRDGEQARRTQEEYEQVRQELADAYAQWEAVVESM; from the coding sequence ATGAGCAACCGGATTATCATACAGAGCAAAAACCTGGCCCTCAATTACGGGGTCCGTCGCATTTTCGAGAATGTCACCTTCATCATCCATGAGGGGGACAAGGTGGGTCTCGTCGGACCCAACGGAGCGGGGAAGACGAGCCTCTTTCGCGCGCTCACCGGTTCGGAGGAGCCTTCGGAAGGCATCCTCAGTTGGACCCAGGGCGTCCGTGTCGGCTACCTGCAGCAGGTGCGCACCCCGCCGGCGGGGCAGACGGTCTTCTCGGCGGCCTTGGAGGAACTGGCCGACATCCTGGCCATGCGCGCCGAGATCAGCCGCCTCGAACAGGAGATGGAGCGCCCTGAGACCCTGGCAGACGAGAAGGCGCTGGAAAAGGTCATGGCAGAGTACGCCGACCTTATCCACCGCTACGAAGAGGGGGGCGGCTACGGCGCCGAGGCCAAGGTCCGCTCCGTCCTCCGCGGGCTAGGCTTCGGCGAGGATGACTTTTCCCTGCCGGCAGAGGTGCTCAGCGGCGGCCAGAAGACGCGGCTCGCCCTGGCCCGCCTGCTCCTGCGCCCCTATGACCTGCTCATGCTCGATGAGCCGACCAACCACCTTGACATCGCCGCCACCGAGTGGCTCGAAGACTACCTGCGCGACTACCGGGGCGCTGTCCTGGTCATCTCCCATGACCGGTACTTTCTCGATAAAATTTGCGGTCGCATCTTCCACCTGGAACGGGGCAGCCTCGATGTCTACCCCGGGAATTACTCCCGCTTCTTGCAACTCCGCGAAGAAGCGTTGCTGGCGCAAAGACGCGCCTATGCGAAGGACCAGGCGGAGATCGCCCGCATCGAGGAATACATCCGGCGCAACAAGGCCGGCGTCAACGCCAAGCAGGCGAGGGGACGGGAAACGCTGCTCGCCCGGCGGGAGCGGATCGCCCAGCCGGTGGAGAGCATGAGCCTCCAGGATCTTAAGTTTGTCCCCCAGACCTCCAGCGCCGAGCAGGTACTGGTCCTCCGCGATCTGGCTGCCGCCTACCCAGGAAGGCCGCTTTTTTCAAGCCTTGACTTGACGGTCAAGCGGGGCGAGTGCATCGCCATCCTCGGCAAAAACGGCGCAGGGAAGACCTCGCTTTTTCGCATCCTCCTCGGCGAACTGCCGCCGGCCGGCGGCGATGTCATCTTTGGCCTCCGCGTCAAGCCGGCCTACTACGCCCAGGAGCAGGAACACCTCAACGGCAACGACACGCTGCTGGAGGCGATCCGGGGCATGCGGCCCATGACGGAGGAACAGGCCCGCACTCTCTTGGGGCGCTTCCTGTTCCGGGGCGACGATGTGTTTAAGACGGTCGGCGTGCTGAGCGGCGGCGAAAAGAGCCGCCTCGTCCTGGCCCAGTTGTTTTTGACGGGCGCCAACCTCCTCCTACTCGACGAACCGACGAACAACCTGGACATCGGCGCCAAGGAAGCCCTCGAAGAGGCGTTGGCTGATTTTCCGGGCACCCTCCTCGTCATCTCCCACGACCGTTTTTTCCTGGATCGACTGGCCGACCGGGTGCTGGAACTGGCCGATGGGCGTTTTACCCAGTATCTGGGCAATTACTCCGACTACCGGGCCAAGAAGGCCGAACGGGAAGCGGCGATAAAAGAAGCGGCCCAGCGCGCCACGATGACGTCATCGCAGGGGCGGAGCGATGGGCAGACGACCGTCAACAGCGGCGCCCGTAGTAACAGCGGTTCCACAGGCGCTTCCGGCGGGGCCGCCAGATCCGGAGGGGCGAAGATCACCAATCCCTGGAAACGGGAACAGGCCTTGAAGGAGGCCGAATCCCGCATCACCCGTCTGGAGGAACGGCTGCAAACCCTGACGGAAGCCTTGGCGGATGAAAGCACTTACCGGGACGGAGAGCAGGCTCGCCGCACCCAGGAGGAGTACGAACAGGTTCGCCAGGAACTGGCTGACGCCTACGCCCAATGGGAGGCAGTTGTCGAATCGATGTAG
- the coaE gene encoding dephospho-CoA kinase (Dephospho-CoA kinase (CoaE) performs the final step in coenzyme A biosynthesis.), with product MKVIGLTGGIATGKTTVAACLRRLGAAVIDADVVAREVVEPGEPAWRDIQSAFGPAVFRPDGALDRAALGRIVFADPEARARLNGIVHPRVNERFQRELAQLARQGSKVAVLDVPLLFEAGMETMADEVWVVVVDEATQVRRVMERDNLDEDAARARMSAQMPLDEKIKRADRIIDAGQPLPDMLKQVEGLWKEAAREAD from the coding sequence GTGAAAGTAATCGGTTTGACCGGGGGCATTGCCACTGGGAAGACGACGGTGGCTGCCTGCCTGCGCAGGTTGGGCGCCGCTGTCATCGATGCCGACGTGGTGGCCCGTGAGGTTGTAGAGCCGGGAGAACCGGCCTGGAGGGATATTCAGAGCGCCTTCGGTCCCGCTGTTTTCCGCCCTGACGGCGCCCTTGACCGGGCTGCCTTGGGGCGAATCGTCTTTGCCGACCCGGAGGCGCGCGCGCGCCTGAACGGGATCGTCCATCCCCGGGTGAACGAGCGATTTCAACGGGAACTGGCTCAACTGGCCCGGCAAGGGTCAAAGGTGGCCGTCCTCGATGTGCCCCTGTTGTTTGAGGCTGGAATGGAGACGATGGCCGACGAGGTCTGGGTGGTTGTCGTCGACGAGGCGACCCAGGTCCGCCGCGTCATGGAGCGGGACAACCTCGATGAGGACGCAGCCAGGGCGCGCATGTCCGCCCAGATGCCGCTCGATGAAAAAATCAAGCGGGCCGACCGGATCATCGATGCGGGCCAACCCCTGCCTGACATGTTGAAACAGGTTGAAGGGCTGTGGAAGGAGGCCGCTCGTGAAGCGGATTGA
- the mutM gene encoding DNA-formamidopyrimidine glycosylase — MPELPEVETVRRSLAGRITGLTIEKVELRLPKIAIALPGTLFTDALGGRRIIELGRRGKYLLLHLDGDETLVIHLRMTGRLIHLRPEERGAPEPAHTHAVFFLDDGSLLRYTDVRQFGTLTLMATAAALQQPGKGRLGPEPLAEDFSFPDFRNALAKRKTKLKPLLLDQSFLAGLGNIYADEALARAGLHPDRTADALDDEESRRLYDCIRTVLQEGIDAKGTSFRDYVDGEGRKGEFQEKLWAYGRERNPCRRCGGEIVREKRAGRSTHFCPRCQK, encoded by the coding sequence ATGCCCGAACTGCCGGAAGTGGAAACCGTTCGCCGCAGCCTGGCCGGCCGCATCACCGGGCTGACCATCGAAAAGGTCGAACTGCGCCTGCCCAAGATCGCCATTGCCCTGCCGGGCACGCTTTTCACCGACGCCCTCGGGGGGCGGCGGATCATCGAACTGGGGCGGCGGGGGAAGTATCTGTTGCTTCACCTCGACGGCGATGAGACCCTTGTCATTCACCTGCGCATGACCGGCCGGCTCATCCACCTCCGACCCGAGGAACGGGGAGCGCCGGAGCCGGCCCACACCCACGCCGTCTTCTTCCTCGATGACGGCAGTCTGCTTCGCTACACCGATGTGCGCCAGTTCGGCACGCTGACCCTGATGGCGACAGCAGCGGCCTTGCAACAGCCGGGGAAGGGGCGTCTCGGTCCTGAACCGCTGGCCGAGGACTTTTCCTTCCCTGATTTTCGCAACGCCCTTGCCAAGCGGAAGACCAAACTGAAACCGCTGCTGCTCGATCAGTCCTTCCTGGCGGGGCTGGGGAACATCTATGCCGATGAGGCCCTCGCCCGGGCCGGGCTCCACCCCGACCGGACGGCCGACGCCCTTGACGACGAGGAAAGCCGCCGGCTCTATGACTGCATCCGGACCGTCCTCCAAGAGGGCATCGACGCCAAGGGAACATCCTTCCGTGATTATGTCGACGGCGAAGGGCGCAAGGGCGAGTTCCAGGAAAAGCTGTGGGCGTACGGTCGGGAACGCAACCCCTGCCGCCGCTGCGGCGGCGAGATCGTTCGGGAAAAGCGCGCCGGGCGGAGCACCCATTTCTGCCCGCGCTGTCAAAAATAA
- a CDS encoding manganese efflux pump, with the protein MAAWSLLGLAIALSLDGFGAGVAYGIKRIRVPLGSLFVICLCSALAMALALLAGRGLTVLIPGEWAGRLGGGILILLGLFQLFNVAREDRSQENLGSGAEATATAPAIAMAVGETLEVKAEEVLSITLRPFGLVIQVLREPTQADLDHSGELGPQEALLLGLALNMDAIAAGFGASMVGALPLYAPPVVALTQLVFVCSGLYFGRMQARWAGGTWLAYGAGLVLMGLGFAKIIS; encoded by the coding sequence TTGGCAGCATGGTCATTGTTGGGGTTGGCGATCGCCTTGAGTTTGGACGGATTCGGGGCCGGTGTCGCTTACGGGATCAAGCGCATCCGCGTTCCCTTGGGCTCCTTGTTCGTGATCTGCCTCTGTTCCGCCCTGGCTATGGCGCTCGCCCTTCTCGCCGGTCGGGGGTTGACGGTGCTGATCCCCGGCGAGTGGGCCGGCAGGCTGGGCGGCGGCATCCTGATCCTGTTAGGCCTGTTTCAACTGTTCAATGTCGCCAGGGAAGACCGTTCACAAGAAAACCTGGGATCGGGAGCGGAGGCCACCGCCACGGCGCCGGCAATCGCGATGGCAGTTGGTGAAACGCTGGAGGTGAAAGCGGAAGAGGTGCTGTCCATCACCCTGCGGCCCTTCGGACTGGTCATCCAGGTCCTGCGCGAACCGACCCAGGCGGACCTGGATCATTCGGGCGAACTGGGACCGCAGGAGGCCTTGCTCCTCGGCTTGGCGCTGAACATGGACGCTATCGCCGCCGGTTTTGGCGCTTCCATGGTGGGCGCTTTGCCGCTCTATGCGCCGCCGGTGGTCGCCCTGACCCAACTTGTCTTCGTCTGTTCCGGCCTCTACTTTGGCCGGATGCAGGCCCGCTGGGCCGGTGGAACCTGGCTTGCTTATGGCGCGGGATTGGTGCTGATGGGGCTCGGTTTTGCCAAGATCATTTCTTGA
- a CDS encoding lytic transglycosylase domain-containing protein: MKRIEPIRALSIPRLALAVLFLAVVGNLLWYSPWVQKIFYPVPHKALIMKYASEYQMDPYLVTAIIRRESKFLPWAESERGARGLMQLMPQTAEWIAGQIPLRGYTPEMLHDPETNIRMGCWYLANLKQEFYGNIPLTIAAYNGGRGNVRQWLREQKWTGKEQTLELIPFPETRAYVKGVLHDYSMYHQLYD, from the coding sequence GTGAAGCGGATTGAACCGATCAGGGCGCTATCCATCCCCCGCTTGGCTCTCGCCGTCCTCTTCCTGGCCGTTGTGGGCAACCTCCTCTGGTACAGCCCTTGGGTGCAGAAAATTTTCTACCCTGTTCCCCATAAGGCACTGATCATGAAATACGCTTCCGAATACCAGATGGATCCCTATCTGGTGACGGCGATCATTCGCCGGGAGAGCAAATTTTTGCCCTGGGCCGAGAGCGAACGGGGCGCCAGGGGTTTGATGCAACTGATGCCCCAGACGGCCGAGTGGATCGCCGGACAGATCCCCCTGCGCGGTTATACGCCGGAGATGTTGCATGATCCGGAGACTAACATCCGCATGGGGTGCTGGTACCTGGCTAACCTGAAACAGGAGTTTTACGGAAACATACCCTTGACCATCGCCGCCTACAACGGCGGCAGGGGGAACGTGCGCCAGTGGCTTCGGGAACAAAAATGGACAGGCAAGGAACAGACCCTGGAATTGATCCCCTTTCCGGAAACGCGAGCCTACGTCAAGGGCGTCCTTCACGATTACTCCATGTATCATCAACTCTACGATTAG
- the polA gene encoding DNA polymerase I gives MRNAVFMVIDGSSLLHRAFYALPPMSTSQGVHTNAVYGFLTMLERLRRDYKPDFLAVCLDKSRITFRTQRYEAYKAQRGATPEELRPQFGLLKEVLAAWGIPLFEEGGYEADDLIGALVCLAKEQGIYSLIVTGDRDAWQLISPGVEVLFTRKGISELERYDEEALKEKIGLTPRQVIDWKGLMGDASDNIPGVPGVGEKTAFKLLEQFGDMDSLYERLDEVKGKLKEKLATHREQAFLSKELATIKCDIPLNPDWEACRAASPDFAALRGLYKDLEFRSLLRHLPGDEADGGAEGGSLFARLDGKAGSAVDPVSAAGTAGGDAGRFSAAEGDKPGDGQAVRPAQSVQVDVEAPLAVEYTAVEDETTIGAMLTELMQIGAEPGCRTAVLAAWEGSPRTGELKQLVLAAGKDALPALPRVWVIDRPGAIFAATRPFWTSKDHRKLFFDVKSLWLLARREETVIEGIDGDGLIGAYLLDPLANSYSLARTAHDWIGWKVDADAGRSVLPPEEAARSAAALFHMTPAMEARLGEEGLSSLYRDVELPLAPLLGAMEWAGVKVNPSVLQEMAGELGADIHRLQADIYDLAGETFNINSTQQFGKILFEKLGLPVIKKTKTGYSTDVEVLEELADRHPIVPKVLEYRQLMKLKSTYVEGLLPLIDGEDRRIHTSFNQAVTATGRLSSTEPNLQNIPVRLEQGRRIRKAFTAPGDDWTLLAADYSQIELRILAHLSGDPSFKDAFAKNQDIHTRTASEVFGVPMENVTREMRRRAKAVNFGIVYGISDFGLSRDLGVLRAEARQYIDGYFDRYSGVKGYIDEIIAEARRQGYVTTLLGRRRRLPDLFVKNKIRQNFGERAAMNTPIQGTAADIIKAAMVRIPGLLAARGFKTRMLLQVHDELIFEAPMEELSEAAALIRDTMEQTIRLDVPLTVDVKTGPNWYEMKPYQ, from the coding sequence GTGCGCAATGCTGTTTTCATGGTGATCGACGGCAGCAGTCTGCTTCACCGGGCTTTTTACGCGCTGCCTCCCATGTCCACTTCTCAAGGCGTTCACACCAACGCCGTCTACGGATTTTTGACAATGCTGGAACGGCTGCGCCGGGACTATAAACCGGATTTTCTTGCCGTCTGTTTGGACAAGAGCCGCATCACCTTCCGGACGCAGAGATATGAAGCCTACAAGGCCCAGCGGGGGGCGACGCCGGAGGAACTGCGCCCCCAGTTCGGCCTGCTCAAGGAGGTCCTCGCCGCCTGGGGCATTCCTCTTTTCGAAGAGGGGGGCTATGAAGCGGACGATCTGATCGGCGCCCTCGTCTGCCTAGCCAAGGAACAGGGCATCTACAGCCTGATCGTCACCGGCGACCGGGACGCCTGGCAGTTGATTTCGCCCGGCGTGGAGGTGCTCTTCACCCGCAAAGGGATCAGCGAGCTCGAACGCTATGATGAGGAAGCGCTGAAAGAGAAGATCGGTTTGACCCCCCGGCAGGTCATCGATTGGAAAGGTCTCATGGGGGACGCCTCCGACAACATCCCCGGTGTGCCGGGGGTGGGGGAGAAGACGGCCTTCAAACTGCTGGAACAGTTCGGCGACATGGACAGCCTCTACGAACGGCTCGATGAGGTTAAAGGGAAACTGAAGGAAAAGCTGGCGACCCACCGCGAACAGGCTTTCCTTTCTAAAGAACTGGCGACGATCAAGTGCGATATCCCCCTCAACCCGGACTGGGAGGCTTGCCGGGCGGCGTCGCCCGACTTCGCGGCGTTGCGCGGCCTTTACAAGGACTTGGAGTTCCGCAGCCTCCTTCGCCACCTCCCCGGTGATGAAGCCGATGGCGGGGCCGAAGGCGGCAGCCTCTTTGCCCGATTGGATGGGAAAGCCGGCAGCGCCGTCGATCCGGTGAGTGCTGCCGGAACCGCCGGTGGTGACGCCGGCCGGTTCTCTGCCGCAGAGGGTGACAAACCTGGCGACGGACAGGCGGTCAGACCCGCTCAGTCGGTCCAAGTGGACGTAGAGGCGCCCCTCGCGGTGGAATACACCGCCGTGGAGGATGAGACCACCATCGGTGCAATGCTGACGGAACTGATGCAAATTGGCGCCGAGCCCGGTTGCCGGACGGCGGTGCTGGCCGCCTGGGAGGGTTCGCCGCGGACCGGCGAATTGAAGCAACTCGTCCTCGCCGCAGGCAAGGACGCCCTTCCCGCCCTGCCGCGCGTCTGGGTCATCGACCGGCCTGGCGCGATCTTTGCCGCTACGCGGCCCTTTTGGACATCGAAGGACCATCGCAAGCTCTTTTTCGACGTCAAGTCGCTCTGGCTGCTGGCCCGCCGGGAGGAAACGGTCATCGAAGGCATAGATGGCGACGGGCTGATCGGCGCCTACCTGCTCGACCCGCTCGCCAACAGCTACAGCCTGGCCAGAACGGCACACGACTGGATCGGGTGGAAAGTCGACGCCGATGCCGGCCGGAGCGTTCTTCCGCCGGAGGAAGCGGCTCGCTCCGCCGCCGCACTCTTTCACATGACCCCGGCCATGGAGGCTCGACTCGGCGAAGAGGGGTTGAGTTCCCTCTACCGGGATGTGGAGCTTCCGCTGGCGCCGCTCCTGGGCGCCATGGAGTGGGCCGGCGTCAAGGTCAATCCTTCCGTTCTCCAGGAGATGGCCGGCGAACTGGGCGCTGACATCCACCGGTTGCAGGCGGACATCTACGATCTCGCCGGAGAGACCTTCAACATCAACTCGACACAGCAGTTTGGCAAAATCCTCTTTGAAAAGCTCGGCTTGCCGGTGATCAAAAAAACGAAGACCGGCTATTCCACCGACGTGGAGGTTCTTGAGGAACTGGCCGACCGGCACCCCATCGTGCCCAAGGTGCTCGAATACCGCCAATTGATGAAGCTCAAGTCGACCTATGTGGAGGGACTGCTTCCCCTGATCGACGGCGAAGACCGACGCATCCACACCAGCTTCAACCAGGCGGTGACGGCGACGGGACGCCTCTCGTCGACAGAACCGAACCTGCAGAACATACCGGTCCGGCTCGAACAGGGTCGCCGCATCCGCAAGGCCTTTACGGCCCCCGGCGATGACTGGACCCTGCTGGCCGCCGACTACTCTCAGATCGAACTGCGCATCCTGGCTCACCTGTCGGGCGATCCCTCCTTCAAGGACGCCTTTGCCAAGAACCAGGACATCCATACCCGCACAGCCAGCGAGGTCTTCGGCGTGCCCATGGAGAACGTGACCCGCGAGATGCGCCGTCGCGCCAAGGCCGTCAACTTCGGCATCGTCTACGGCATCAGCGACTTCGGTCTCAGCCGCGATCTGGGCGTGCTTCGCGCCGAAGCCCGCCAGTACATCGACGGCTACTTTGACCGTTACAGCGGCGTCAAGGGCTATATCGACGAGATCATCGCCGAGGCGCGCCGCCAGGGTTATGTGACGACCCTGCTGGGACGCCGGCGCCGGTTGCCCGATCTCTTCGTCAAAAACAAGATCCGCCAGAACTTCGGCGAGCGGGCGGCCATGAACACGCCCATCCAGGGGACCGCCGCTGACATCATCAAGGCGGCCATGGTGCGAATCCCCGGACTGCTTGCAGCCCGAGGATTCAAGACCCGCATGCTGCTGCAGGTCCATGACGAACTGATCTTTGAGGCGCCTATGGAGGAACTCTCCGAGGCCGCCGCGCTGATTCGGGATACGATGGAACAGACGATCCGCCTCGACGTGCCGCTCACCGTCGACGTGAAGACGGGACCGAACTGGTATGAGATGAAACCCTATCAATAA